A stretch of DNA from Pigmentiphaga litoralis:
GCCGGCGTGCCGATGGTGGTCGTGTACGTGACGGCAGCCGATGGCAAGAAGATCAAGGTGGGCATGCCGGCGGAAGTGTCGCCGTCCACCAGCCGGCGCGAAGAAGAAGGCTTCATGCGCGGCCGCGTGGTGCGCGTGGCCGATGTGCCGGCCAGCAGCGCGAGCATGGCGCGGGTGCTGCAGAACGACCGCCTGGTCGAGACCTTCATGAGCGGGCTGCGCACACCGTTCGAAGTGGAAGTGGAACTGGAAACCGAGCCGGGCGACCCGACCACCCCGGTGTGGTCGTCGCAGCGGGCGCGCGCCCTGAAGGTGGATAGCGGCACGCTGGCGGACATCCGTTTTACGGTGCGGAGCATGCCGCTGATTGCCGTTGCCATTCCTGCCCTGCAGGATCGTGGCCAGGCAGCGCAGCCTTGACCCGTGCCTTGGGGTCGGGGCTTTCCCGGCGGCGGCGCACCCCCACCGTCCTGCAGATGGAAGCGGCCGAATGCGGCGCCGCGGCCCTGGGCATCGTGCTGGCGCATTTCGGGCGCTGGGTCACGCTGGAAGAACTGCGGGTCGCGTGCAATGTGTCGCGCGACGGCAGTTCGGCCGCGGCGATCGTGCGCGCCGCGCGTCACCACGGCATGCAGGTGGCGGCCCAGCGGATGGAGCCGGCCCATTTGCGCACCAACCCCATGCCGGCCATCGTCCACTGGGGCATGAATCACTTTCTGGTGGTCGAAGGCGTCGGGCGCGGGGTGGTTTACCTGAATGATCCCGCGCAGGGCCCCCGCACCGTATCGAACGAGGAGTTCGACCGCAACTTCACGGGCATCGTGCTGACGCTGACGCCCGGGCCGGACTTTGTGCCGTCAGGCCACAAGCCATCGATCCGCCGCGCGCTGGAAAGCCGCATGCAGGGCACACGCGGCGCGCTGGCCTTTGTGCTGGCGCTGTCGGCCGTACTCATCGTGCCGGGTCTGCTGGTGCCAGTCTTTACGCAGGTCTTCGTGGACCAGGTGCTGGTCAATCGTTTCGACAGTTGGCTGGTGCCGTTGCTGGCCGGCATGGGCATCTGCGCGGTGGTGCATGGCCTGCTCGTCTGGCTGCAGCGCGACGCCATGCTGCGCTTCGAAACGCGGGTGGCGCTGCTGGGCGCGCTCCGTTTCGTGAATCACGTGGTGCGGCTGCCGATGGCCTACTTTGCGCAGCGGCACCCAGGCGACGTGTCGAGCCGGGTCATGCTCAACGACCGTATCGCCCAGCTGGCTGCGGGCGATATCGGCCTGGTGCTGTTCAACCTGATCACCGCGTCGGCCTACCTGGCGGCGATGACCTGGTATGCGCCGCGGCTGGCCGCCGTCGTGCTGCTGTTCGCCCTGGTGAGCCTGGGCATTCTGTCGCTGCTGTCGCGCGCGCTGGCCGATGACAACCGGCGGCTGCTGTCGGCCCTCACGATGCAGACCGGCTTTGCCAAGCAGGGGTTGCAGATGGTGGAAGGCTACAAGGCCAACGGCACCGAAGATCATTTGCGCGGCCGGCTGGTATCGATGAACGCCCGGGTGATGAACCTGCGGCAGGCGCTGGCGACCCGGCAGGTGCGCCTGACCGCCCTGCCCCGGCTGGTCGCGACGGCGGCCGGCGGCATCGTGCTGGTGCTGGGCGGCAATATGGTGGTGGCCGGTGACCTGACGATCGGCATGCTGGTGGCCTTCCAGGCGCTGATGGCCGGGTTCATGGCGCCGGTCGGCCAACTGGTGCAGCTGGGCAGCAAGATCCAGGATGGCCAGGCCTACCTGCAGATGGTGAACGACACGATGCAGCACCCGCTGGCGACCGAATTTACCGACCGGCCTGCGGGTGACGGCGGCAAGGCCCGGCCGGCCGGCAAGCTGGAAGTGCGCAACCTGTCATTTTCCTATTCGCCGGGCGTCGCACCGCTGCTGGACGGCATTTCGTTCACCCTGGCGCCCGGGCGGCGGCTGGGCATCGTGGGCGCATCGGGGTCTGGCAAATCGACGCTGGCATCCTTGCTGGCCGGCCTGCTGCAACCCAACCAGGGCGAGATCCTGATCGACGATCGCAATATCGCCGAGATGCCGCGCGCGGCCTTTCGCCAGGCATTGGCGTATGTCGACCAGCGGTCGGCCATCTTTCAGGGCACGGTCCGCGACAACATCAGCCTGTGGGACCCGAGCCTGCCCGATGACCGCCTGATTGCGGCCGCGCGCCTGGCCCTGATTCACGACACCATCCTGCAACGGCCTGGGGGCTACGGCGCCGCCGTGGCCGAGGGCGGCACCGACTTGTCTGGCGGGCAGCGCGCCCGGCTGGAACTGACACGCGCGCTGGTGCGCGACCCGCGCCTGCTGATCCTGGACGAGGCCACCGCGGCGCTGGACAGCGACACCGAAGCGATGCTGTTCCGCCACCTGCGCGGCATGGGCGCGACGCTGGTGGTGATCGCTCACCGACTGACCGCCGTGCGGGATTGCGACGAAGTGATCGTCCTGGAAAAAGGCCGCATCGTGCAGCAGGGCGACCCCGATGTTCTGATTGCCACGGATGGCCCTTTCCGCACCCTGATGACCGAGGTGGAAGCATGAGCGCCCGGCCCTTGCCCCCTGCGGACTCGCCGGACGAACCGGCGCCGCACGAAATCACGGCCGCCACCTTCGCATTGGATACGGTTGGCGACTGTTTTGTGGTCGCCACGGGCGAAGTGCGCATCTTTGCGGCATCGGCGGTCGACGCCATTGCCCGCCGTCCCATTGCCCGCATCGGCGCGGGCGGCCTGCTGTTCGGTGTGGGTACCAGCTTCTTCGGCGACGAAACCCTGATTGCCGTCCGGACCCGCGACACGCACGTGTTCCGCCTGCCTGGCCGTTCGTGGGCCGTGGCGCAACCGTCCGACGCCTTTGCCGACGGCCTGGACACCTGGATCGCCGCGGTAATTGCCGGGGTGGCACGGGTGATTGAACCCAAGCCGCGCGCCGACGTGGTGGTATCGCCCGAACAACCTTTTGCCGTCGCGCAGGCCGGTGCCGTGGTGGGCACCCACGGCCACAGCATGTGGGCGCGCGTACACGGCAGCAGCCGCCTGCTGGGCCTGGAAACGCTGCCGTCCGGCCTGGTGCCGCTGACGGCCAGCAGTTGGCTGGTGCTGGATGCCGACGCGCCGGTTGAAACCTTCAGCTGGCAGGACGGGCTGGCCGGCGATGACTGGCATGAACGGCTTGATGTCTTCCACGAAGCCATTGTCGAACTGTTGCCGCTGGTGCGGGGCCTGGGGGAAGCGGACGAGTTCAACCGCCTGACCGCCCGCCGCGCGGCCGAACGCCATGCCGAACACGACACCGCCGGCCGCTTTGCCGACGTGCTGGGCAACCCGCTGCCCCCCAGCGGGGTGGCCAGCACGGAACCGCTGCTGGACGTGATGCGCCGGATCGGCAAGACGCTGGATATGGCGATCGAAGCGCCCGTGCGCGCCCGGCAGGCCCAGGTCGACCGGCCGGCGACGGCGCAGGAGATTGCCCGGGCGTCCAAGATCCGCTTGCAGCCCGCGCGGCTCAAGGACGCGTGGTGGCGGGCCGATGGCGGCGCCTTCCTGGCGGAGCGCCTGACCGGTGAGCCGGTGGCGCTGCTGTTCCGGGGCGGTCACTACGATGAAGTCGACCGCCACGGCAGCATGCGCCGCGTGACCGCGGCCACCGCGGCCGAGCTGTCGCCGTCGGTCTGGACGCTGTTCAAGCCGCAGCGGCCCGGCAAGGCTTCTTTTGCCAACCTGTTCTTTGACAGTTTGAAAGGCAGCCGGGGCGATCTGCTGGGATTCTTTGCGACCATGCTGGTGGGCAGTCTGCTGGCCCAGGTGCTGCCCATGGCCACCGGATTCATTCTGGGCGTGCTGGCCCCGTCGGCCATGACGAGCCAGCTCGCCCAGGTGGGCGTCGCCATCGTCATGATCGGCGTGGTGGGCTACCTGCTGCAGGTGGGCGGCGAAATCGCCAAGCAACGGGTGCAGGCGCGCAGCAATGGCGAACTGTACCGCGTGGTCTGGGACCGCATTGCCAGTCTGCCGCTCAGCTACTTCCGCACGCAGGGCAGCGCCGAGCTGGTGGGGCGCGCCGGGTCGGCGATCTCGGTGCCGACGGGGGTGCAGATCTTCCTGTTCACCGCAGCGGGCAGCCTGGGCATGATGGTGTCCAGCCTGATCACCTTGCTGCTGAATCATCCCCTGATTGCGTTGGTGGCCTTGGGGCTGGTGATCGTGCAGGTGGGCATTGGCGCCTTGGCGGGCTATCTGCAGGCGCGGGCCTACCTGAATGGCGAACAGCTGGAAGGCCTGGCCGACAGCCTGTTCGTGCAGATGATCAACGGGCTGGTCAAGCTGCGGTCGGCGGGCGCCGAAGACCGCGCGGTCACGCGCTGGGGCGACCGCTTTGCCGCCATGCGCCGGCGCATGGTCAAGGCGCGGCGTGTGATGAACGCGTACGAGGCGGCCCTGACGGCGCTGTCCTTGCTATCCGCCGCGGTGCTGTTCGCCGTGGTCCATATGCTCAACCAGGGCGACGCCGCGAGCGCCCTGCCGGTCGCCAAGGTCGTCGCCACGCTGACGGCATTTGCCATCCTGCTGTCGGCGGTGGGCCAGCTGACGGCCGGATTCCTGTCGGTATGGATGCTGGCGCCCAGCTGGAAATATGCGTTGCCGCTGCTGGAAAAGCAGCCTGAACCCACCGCTGGACGCAGCGACCCCGGCGAACTGACGGGCGCGCTGGAGTTTTCCAATGTCCAGTTCCGTTATGGCAGCGACGGCACGGTGGTTTTTGGCGGCTTGAGCTTCAAGGCTGCGCCGGGCGAGATGATCGCCATCGTCGGCCCATCGGGCTGCGGCAAATCGACCCTGGTGCGGCTGGCGCTCGGGCTGGAAACGCCGTCATCCGGCGCGGTGTATGTCGATGGCCAGGACCTCCGGTCCATGCACCCCGCCGCCTACCGCACGCAAGTAGGCGTGGTGCTGCAGGACGGCACGCTGCCGCCAGGCACCTTGTTCGAGATCGTTCGGGGAACGTCAAACGCCACGGTGGACGACGTGTGGCGGGCGCTGGCACAGGCGGCCGTAGCCGAAGACGTTGCGGCCATGCCGATGGGGATCCACACGCTGCTGCACGACGCGACCCGCACGCTGTCGGGTGGACAGGTGCAGCGGCTGGCCCTGGCGCGTGCCTTTGTGCAGCAGCCGCCCATCCTGATCCTGGACGAAGCCACCAGCGCGCTGGACAACACCACCCAGGCGATCGCCATGCGGACCATACTTGGCCTGTCGTCGACCCGCATCGTGATTGCGCACCGCATCAGCACGATCCGGCAGGCCGATCGCATCCTCGTGCTGGACCAGGGCAAGATCGCCGAAGCAGGCAGCTACGACGAACTGATGGCGCTGGACGGCGCCTTCGCCAAGCTGGCCCAGGCGTAACCGGCGGAAGGCCGGAATACGGTCTTCTGCTGGCGCCTGTCGACACTCGCCGTCACGGCCGACAACGCCGACAAGGCTGACAAGGCTGGCGGCATCAACCTCCACGGAAGAAAAAAAACGCGGAAGCACTTCCTGCAGTTGCCTGCAGGCCGTACTTCCGCGTTCCTAGTGCTTGTTGACCAGCGGCTTGCGCCGCCCGGTCACCGCAGGATCAGACGATCCGTGCGGCTTCCAACAGGCGAACCACAGTCCATGCCTTGGTCTTCGAGATCGGACGTGTTTCCGAAATCTCGACCAGGTCACCGGTCTTGTACTGGTTCGTTTCGTCGTGTGCGTGGTACTTGTTCGAACGCACGATGATCTTGCCGTACAGCGGGTGCTTGACGCGCCGCTCGACCAGCACGGTCACGGTTTTGTTCATCTTGTCGCTCGTCACACGGCCCGTCAGAGCACGCTTCAGTTTTGCTTCGCTCATGATTACTTCCCGGCCTTTTCGCGCTGCACGGTCCGTACACGCGCGATGTCGCGCCGTACTTTGCGTAGCTGGCTGCTATTGGAAAGCTGCTGGGTAGCCATCTGCATACGCAGACTGAACTGGGCCCGGAGCAGACCTTCGAGCTCTTTCGTGAGCTCTGCTTCGTCTTTCGAACGGAATTCGCTTGCTTTCATTCCTATCCCCTTACGAGCCGATGTGGCGCGTAACGAAGGTGGTCGAGATCGGAAGCTTGGCGGCTGCCAGGCGGAAAGCCTCGCGCGCCAGTTCTTCGTTCACACCGTCCATCTCATAGAGCACTTTGCCCGGCTGGATCTCGGCAACCCAGTACTCAGGGTTACCTTTACCGTTACCCATCCGAACTTCAGCAGGTTTCTGCGAAATTGGCTTGTCTGGGAAAATCCGGATCCAGATCCGGCCGCCGCGCTTGATGTGACGCGAGATCGCGCGGCGAGCCGCTTCGATCTGACGCGCCGTCAAGCGACCGCGGCCCGTGGCCTTGAGACCGAATTCGCCGAACGACACGTTAGCGCCGCGCGTGGCCAATCCGGTATTACGGCCCTTTTGTTCCTTGCGGTATTTTCTGCGTGAAGGCTGCAGCATCTTTATTCTCCGTCTTTGGCAGGCGCGGCAGGCGCGGCTGCATCAGCCGGCTTGCGCGGCGCGCGCTTGGCAGCAGCGCCAGCGTCCGGTGCGGCAGCAGCAACTGCTCCGTCACCTTCAGGCTTGCGGCCACCGCGACCACGCGGGGCGCCAGGACGATTGCCCGGACGCTCGTTGCGGTCATTGCGGGGACCACGACGCGGCTTGCGCTCATCGTCCTTGCTCGCTTCCGGCACGGCATTCTGTTCGGCTGTACCAAGGGTATCGCCCTTGTACACCCAAACCTTGATGCCGATCAGGCCGTAGGTCGTGCCGGCTTCCGAAGTGCCGTAGTCGATGTTCGCGCGCAGGGTGTGCAACGGCACACGGCCTTCGCGATACCACTCGGTACGGGCGATTTCGATGCCGTTCAGACGACCGGCGCTCATGATCTTGATGCCCTGGGCACCCAGACGCATCGCATTCTGCATGGCGCGTTTCATCGCGCGGCGGAACATGATGCGCTTTTCGAGCTGTTGCGAGATCGAGTCGGCGATCAGTTGAGCGTCGATTTCCGGCTTGCGGATTTCTTCGATGTTGACGTGCACAGGCACGCCCATCAGACGCTGCAGATCGGCCTTCAGGATTTCGATGTCCTCGCCCTTCTTGCCGATCACCACGCCCGGACGAGCCGAGTAGATGGTGACGCGGGCATTCTTGGCAGGACGCTCGATGATCACGCGACCGACGGAAGCGCCTTTCAGCTTCTTCTTCAGGTATTCGCGAACCTTGATGTCTTCCGCGAGCATGACGGCGTAGTTGCTGCCGTTGGCGAACCAACGGGAGGACCAATTACGGCTGACCGCGAGTCGGAACCCGGTTGGATGAATCTTCTGTCCCATCGTGGCTCCTTAGTTGCCGACCGTGACCACGATGTGGCAGGTCTGCTTCTCGATCTTGACGCCGCGGCCCTTCGCACGAGCGTCGAAACGCTTGAGCGAAGTACCCTTGTCGACGATGATGGTCTTGACCTTCAGTTCGTCAATGTCGGCGCCGTCATTGTGCTCGGCATTCGCGATAGCGGATTCGACCACTTTCTTGATGATGCCGGCGGACTTCTTGGGCGTGAACGTCAGGATGTTGATGGCCTGAGCGACCGACTTGCCGCGGACCATGTCCGCAACCAGTCGAGCCTTCTGGGCCGAGACGCGGACGCCGCGCAGTTTTGCTGTGGTTTCCATAGCCCCGATTACCTCTTGGCCTTTTTGTCCGCAGCGTGGCCCTTGAACGTACGGGTCAGCGCGAACTCACCGAGCTTGTGACCAACCATGTTCTCGTTGACGTACACGGGAACGTGCTGACGGCCATTGTGCACAGCGATCGTGAGCCCGATGAAATCGGGCAGGATCGTGGAACGGCGCGACCAGGTCTTGATTGGGCGTTTGTCTTTTCCGGCCGTGGCGGTCTCGACCTTCTTGAGAAGGTGAAGATCGACAAACGGTCCTTTCTTGATAGAACGTGACATGCTTGCCTCGCTTACTTCTTCTTGCGCCGCTGGACGATCATATTGCTCGTCCGCTTATTGCGGCGGGTCTTGAAACCCTTGGACGGAGTGCCCCAG
This window harbors:
- a CDS encoding cysteine peptidase family C39 domain-containing protein codes for the protein MTRALGSGLSRRRRTPTVLQMEAAECGAAALGIVLAHFGRWVTLEELRVACNVSRDGSSAAAIVRAARHHGMQVAAQRMEPAHLRTNPMPAIVHWGMNHFLVVEGVGRGVVYLNDPAQGPRTVSNEEFDRNFTGIVLTLTPGPDFVPSGHKPSIRRALESRMQGTRGALAFVLALSAVLIVPGLLVPVFTQVFVDQVLVNRFDSWLVPLLAGMGICAVVHGLLVWLQRDAMLRFETRVALLGALRFVNHVVRLPMAYFAQRHPGDVSSRVMLNDRIAQLAAGDIGLVLFNLITASAYLAAMTWYAPRLAAVVLLFALVSLGILSLLSRALADDNRRLLSALTMQTGFAKQGLQMVEGYKANGTEDHLRGRLVSMNARVMNLRQALATRQVRLTALPRLVATAAGGIVLVLGGNMVVAGDLTIGMLVAFQALMAGFMAPVGQLVQLGSKIQDGQAYLQMVNDTMQHPLATEFTDRPAGDGGKARPAGKLEVRNLSFSYSPGVAPLLDGISFTLAPGRRLGIVGASGSGKSTLASLLAGLLQPNQGEILIDDRNIAEMPRAAFRQALAYVDQRSAIFQGTVRDNISLWDPSLPDDRLIAAARLALIHDTILQRPGGYGAAVAEGGTDLSGGQRARLELTRALVRDPRLLILDEATAALDSDTEAMLFRHLRGMGATLVVIAHRLTAVRDCDEVIVLEKGRIVQQGDPDVLIATDGPFRTLMTEVEA
- a CDS encoding ATP-binding cassette domain-containing protein; protein product: MSARPLPPADSPDEPAPHEITAATFALDTVGDCFVVATGEVRIFAASAVDAIARRPIARIGAGGLLFGVGTSFFGDETLIAVRTRDTHVFRLPGRSWAVAQPSDAFADGLDTWIAAVIAGVARVIEPKPRADVVVSPEQPFAVAQAGAVVGTHGHSMWARVHGSSRLLGLETLPSGLVPLTASSWLVLDADAPVETFSWQDGLAGDDWHERLDVFHEAIVELLPLVRGLGEADEFNRLTARRAAERHAEHDTAGRFADVLGNPLPPSGVASTEPLLDVMRRIGKTLDMAIEAPVRARQAQVDRPATAQEIARASKIRLQPARLKDAWWRADGGAFLAERLTGEPVALLFRGGHYDEVDRHGSMRRVTAATAAELSPSVWTLFKPQRPGKASFANLFFDSLKGSRGDLLGFFATMLVGSLLAQVLPMATGFILGVLAPSAMTSQLAQVGVAIVMIGVVGYLLQVGGEIAKQRVQARSNGELYRVVWDRIASLPLSYFRTQGSAELVGRAGSAISVPTGVQIFLFTAAGSLGMMVSSLITLLLNHPLIALVALGLVIVQVGIGALAGYLQARAYLNGEQLEGLADSLFVQMINGLVKLRSAGAEDRAVTRWGDRFAAMRRRMVKARRVMNAYEAALTALSLLSAAVLFAVVHMLNQGDAASALPVAKVVATLTAFAILLSAVGQLTAGFLSVWMLAPSWKYALPLLEKQPEPTAGRSDPGELTGALEFSNVQFRYGSDGTVVFGGLSFKAAPGEMIAIVGPSGCGKSTLVRLALGLETPSSGAVYVDGQDLRSMHPAAYRTQVGVVLQDGTLPPGTLFEIVRGTSNATVDDVWRALAQAAVAEDVAAMPMGIHTLLHDATRTLSGGQVQRLALARAFVQQPPILILDEATSALDNTTQAIAMRTILGLSSTRIVIAHRISTIRQADRILVLDQGKIAEAGSYDELMALDGAFAKLAQA
- the rpsQ gene encoding 30S ribosomal protein S17; translation: MSEAKLKRALTGRVTSDKMNKTVTVLVERRVKHPLYGKIIVRSNKYHAHDETNQYKTGDLVEISETRPISKTKAWTVVRLLEAARIV
- the rpmC gene encoding 50S ribosomal protein L29 is translated as MKASEFRSKDEAELTKELEGLLRAQFSLRMQMATQQLSNSSQLRKVRRDIARVRTVQREKAGK
- the rplP gene encoding 50S ribosomal protein L16, translating into MLQPSRRKYRKEQKGRNTGLATRGANVSFGEFGLKATGRGRLTARQIEAARRAISRHIKRGGRIWIRIFPDKPISQKPAEVRMGNGKGNPEYWVAEIQPGKVLYEMDGVNEELAREAFRLAAAKLPISTTFVTRHIGS
- the rpsC gene encoding 30S ribosomal protein S3, with the protein product MGQKIHPTGFRLAVSRNWSSRWFANGSNYAVMLAEDIKVREYLKKKLKGASVGRVIIERPAKNARVTIYSARPGVVIGKKGEDIEILKADLQRLMGVPVHVNIEEIRKPEIDAQLIADSISQQLEKRIMFRRAMKRAMQNAMRLGAQGIKIMSAGRLNGIEIARTEWYREGRVPLHTLRANIDYGTSEAGTTYGLIGIKVWVYKGDTLGTAEQNAVPEASKDDERKPRRGPRNDRNERPGNRPGAPRGRGGRKPEGDGAVAAAAPDAGAAAKRAPRKPADAAAPAAPAKDGE
- the rplV gene encoding 50S ribosomal protein L22, whose amino-acid sequence is METTAKLRGVRVSAQKARLVADMVRGKSVAQAINILTFTPKKSAGIIKKVVESAIANAEHNDGADIDELKVKTIIVDKGTSLKRFDARAKGRGVKIEKQTCHIVVTVGN
- the rpsS gene encoding 30S ribosomal protein S19, producing the protein MSRSIKKGPFVDLHLLKKVETATAGKDKRPIKTWSRRSTILPDFIGLTIAVHNGRQHVPVYVNENMVGHKLGEFALTRTFKGHAADKKAKR